Proteins encoded by one window of Phenylobacterium soli:
- a CDS encoding class I SAM-dependent RNA methyltransferase produces the protein MRPHKRRQRPAPPPPGPPVDLVIEAMGGEGDGVAAGPRFVPFTLPSERVRAEGGGERLSLVEVLAPSAERVEPPCPHFLACGGCALQHWAHEPYLAWKVERLAGTLARQHIEAEILPAFAAAPATRRRLALHARKGSAEAARLGYKARKSWDLVDIAVCPIADPKLQAAIPAMKRLAAPLFEHPKSAPTLHVTLTDTGIDIDISGVERKSGGLSADARMQLAERAAEADFARVTLDGEVAYMARQPTVRLGAATVALPAGAFLQATREAEAAMAGFVAEAAAGADRIADLYCGVGTFTFRLAEIAPVLAADFAGEAVRALTAALASAPGLKGVTAEARDLVRRPVLAEELKRVDVAVFDPPRAGAAEQTAELARSGVARVIGVSCNPATFARDSRTLIDAGFRLERVLPVDQFLWSPHVELVGVFQR, from the coding sequence ATGAGACCCCACAAACGCCGTCAAAGGCCCGCCCCGCCGCCGCCCGGCCCTCCGGTCGACCTGGTCATCGAGGCCATGGGCGGCGAGGGCGACGGCGTCGCCGCGGGCCCGCGGTTCGTGCCGTTCACCCTGCCGAGCGAGCGCGTCCGCGCCGAGGGCGGCGGCGAGCGGCTGTCGCTCGTCGAGGTGCTCGCGCCGAGCGCCGAGCGCGTCGAGCCGCCGTGCCCGCATTTCCTCGCCTGCGGCGGCTGCGCCCTTCAGCATTGGGCGCACGAGCCCTACCTCGCCTGGAAGGTCGAGCGCCTGGCGGGCACCCTGGCGCGCCAGCACATCGAGGCCGAGATCCTGCCGGCCTTCGCGGCGGCGCCTGCGACCCGTCGCCGGTTGGCCCTGCACGCCCGCAAGGGGTCAGCAGAGGCCGCCCGGCTCGGCTACAAGGCCCGCAAGTCCTGGGACCTGGTGGATATTGCCGTCTGCCCGATCGCCGACCCGAAGCTGCAGGCGGCGATCCCGGCGATGAAGCGCCTAGCCGCGCCGCTCTTCGAGCACCCGAAATCGGCCCCAACGCTGCACGTCACCCTGACCGACACCGGGATCGACATCGACATCTCCGGGGTCGAGCGGAAGTCCGGCGGCCTTTCGGCCGACGCCCGGATGCAGCTCGCCGAGCGCGCCGCGGAGGCGGACTTCGCACGGGTCACCCTCGACGGCGAGGTGGCCTACATGGCACGCCAGCCGACGGTCCGCCTGGGCGCCGCCACCGTCGCCCTGCCGGCCGGCGCCTTTCTCCAGGCGACGCGCGAGGCGGAGGCGGCGATGGCCGGCTTCGTGGCCGAGGCCGCCGCGGGCGCGGACCGCATCGCCGACCTCTACTGCGGCGTCGGCACCTTCACCTTCCGCCTTGCCGAGATCGCGCCGGTGCTGGCGGCGGACTTCGCCGGCGAGGCGGTGAGGGCGCTCACCGCCGCCCTGGCCAGCGCGCCCGGGCTGAAGGGCGTCACCGCCGAAGCGCGTGACCTCGTTCGCCGGCCTGTCCTGGCCGAGGAGCTGAAGCGCGTGGACGTGGCGGTGTTCGATCCGCCCCGCGCCGGCGCGGCCGAACAGACGGCCGAGCTCGCGCGTTCTGGTGTGGCCCGGGTGATCGGCGTCTCCTGCAATCCGGCGACCTTCGCCCGCGACTCCCGCACCCTCATCGACGCGGGCTTCCGGCTCGAGCGCGTCCTGCCGGTCGATCAGTTCCTGTGGTCGCCGCACGTCGAACTCGTAGGGGTGTTCCAGCGCTGA
- a CDS encoding glycine zipper 2TM domain-containing protein: MNRSSFARGVAAAVAGAMALGAVGASAQAQPYGQYGYYGNGGGYYDPCRREANGRGITGALVGGGLGAVIGSQVSANHHRSDGSLLGGALGALVGAGVGNSSAACRNGYAPSYGPGYAPPPPPPPPPAAYNSYGDDGYDRPYRYEGRYEDRDWAYGRHGERFRIAQGRVGADGCTLAESPIYLPDGRVQKRFVRVCMDSDGRYQVVD; encoded by the coding sequence ATGAACCGTTCGAGCTTCGCCAGGGGCGTGGCCGCCGCGGTCGCCGGCGCGATGGCGCTGGGCGCGGTCGGCGCTTCCGCCCAGGCCCAGCCCTACGGCCAGTACGGGTACTACGGCAATGGCGGCGGCTACTACGATCCGTGTCGCCGCGAGGCCAACGGGCGCGGCATCACCGGCGCCCTGGTGGGCGGCGGCCTCGGCGCCGTGATCGGCAGCCAGGTCTCGGCCAACCACCACCGTTCGGACGGCTCGCTGCTGGGCGGCGCGCTCGGCGCCCTCGTCGGCGCCGGCGTCGGCAACTCCTCGGCCGCCTGCCGCAACGGCTATGCGCCGAGCTATGGCCCTGGCTACGCCCCGCCGCCCCCTCCTCCCCCGCCGCCGGCCGCCTACAACAGCTACGGCGACGATGGTTATGACCGGCCCTATCGCTACGAGGGCCGCTACGAGGATCGCGACTGGGCCTACGGGCGCCACGGCGAGCGCTTCCGCATCGCCCAGGGCCGCGTCGGCGCCGACGGCTGCACCCTCGCCGAGAGCCCGATCTACCTCCCCGATGGTCGCGTCCAGAAGCGCTTCGTGCGCGTCTGCATGGACTCCGACGGCCGGTATCAGGTCGTCGACTGA
- a CDS encoding TlyA family RNA methyltransferase: MRKRADVLLVERGLFESRAKARAAIEAGGVTADGRPVAKASEAIDETCEIVATAAHPWVGRGALKLVQALDLWPVEVAGRVVLDVGASTGGFTEVCLSRGAAKVYAVDVGRGQLHSRLAADARVVSLEGLDARSLTPDMIPDRPGLIVTDVSFIGLAKALPAALGLAGDGADLIALVKPQFEVGPERIGKGGLVKDEAVRAEALAGVAEFLSASGWPVQASADSPIAGGDGNREWLLWARKDAGAEK; encoded by the coding sequence CTGAGGAAGCGCGCCGACGTCCTGCTGGTCGAGCGCGGCCTCTTCGAGAGCCGCGCCAAGGCGCGCGCGGCCATCGAAGCCGGCGGCGTCACGGCCGACGGACGCCCGGTCGCCAAGGCCTCGGAGGCGATCGACGAGACCTGCGAGATCGTAGCGACGGCTGCCCATCCGTGGGTCGGCCGCGGCGCGCTCAAGCTCGTCCAAGCCCTCGACCTCTGGCCGGTGGAGGTGGCGGGGCGCGTGGTGCTGGACGTGGGCGCCTCCACAGGGGGCTTCACCGAGGTTTGCCTCAGCCGGGGTGCGGCGAAGGTCTATGCGGTGGACGTCGGGCGGGGACAGCTTCATTCCCGGCTCGCGGCCGATGCGCGGGTGGTGAGCCTGGAAGGCCTCGACGCGCGCTCCCTGACCCCGGACATGATCCCGGATCGCCCGGGCTTGATCGTCACCGACGTCAGCTTCATCGGCCTCGCCAAGGCCCTGCCGGCGGCCCTGGGCCTGGCCGGGGACGGCGCCGATCTCATCGCCCTGGTGAAACCGCAGTTCGAGGTCGGGCCCGAGCGCATCGGCAAGGGAGGCCTCGTCAAGGATGAGGCGGTGCGCGCCGAGGCCCTGGCCGGCGTGGCCGAGTTCCTGTCCGCCTCGGGCTGGCCCGTTCAGGCGAGCGCCGACAGCCCGATCGCCGGCGGCGACGGCAACCGCGAATGGCTGCTCTGGGCGCGCAAGGACGCGGGCGCAGAAAAATAG
- a CDS encoding class I adenylate-forming enzyme family protein, which translates to MTDSALPPGWPAMSIAQAHALITQPGSPAEVEEREIRGVRTKVWKNQPPSLRAVVETARTHGDRIFLVYEDERVSFEAFYRAVSKLAHAMAEQGVRKGDRVAVIMRNLPEWVVGFYAAASLGAVVTPLNAWWTGPELEYGLTDSGAKVAVVDAERYERIAEHLHNCPDLVRVYVSRETAEEIAHPLVTKLEDVLGEANAWKSLPDVALPPVEIDPEDDATIFYTSGTTGRPKGALATQRAVNCNIITAAAAGARSFLRRGEAPPAPDPNAPQRSSLISVPFFHVTGCMAVLNASTFAGAKLVMMYKWDVIRAFELIEREKIQSAGGVPTIAWQLIEHPARANYDLSSLESVAYGGAPSAPELVRRLRETFPNSQPGQGWGMTETCATVTSNGAEDYINRPDSCGPAAAVAKLEIRDPVDGKTVLPAGQVGELWSFGPMNCKGYWNKPEATAQTFVDGWVRTGDLARLDEEGFCFIIDRAKDMLIRGGENIYCVEVENVLYDHPAVMDAAIVGVPHRTLGEEPAAVVTLKPGAEASEDELRGFVAERLAAFKVPIKVVFWHETLPRNPNGKILKNELKKLFVEEQASA; encoded by the coding sequence ATGACCGATTCCGCGCTTCCCCCTGGCTGGCCCGCGATGTCGATCGCCCAGGCCCACGCCCTGATCACCCAGCCCGGTTCGCCGGCCGAGGTCGAGGAGCGCGAGATCCGGGGCGTGCGGACCAAGGTCTGGAAGAACCAGCCGCCGTCGCTGCGCGCCGTGGTCGAGACCGCCCGGACGCACGGCGACAGGATTTTCCTCGTCTACGAGGACGAGCGGGTCAGCTTCGAGGCCTTCTACCGCGCCGTCTCCAAGCTCGCGCACGCCATGGCCGAGCAGGGCGTCAGGAAGGGCGACCGGGTTGCGGTCATCATGCGCAACCTGCCCGAATGGGTGGTGGGCTTCTACGCCGCCGCCTCGCTGGGCGCGGTGGTCACGCCGCTGAACGCCTGGTGGACCGGGCCGGAGCTGGAGTACGGCCTGACCGACTCCGGCGCCAAGGTCGCCGTCGTCGACGCCGAGCGCTACGAGCGTATCGCCGAGCACCTGCACAACTGCCCCGACCTCGTCCGCGTCTACGTCTCGCGCGAGACCGCCGAGGAGATCGCCCACCCGCTCGTCACCAAGCTCGAGGACGTGCTGGGCGAAGCCAACGCCTGGAAGAGCCTGCCCGACGTCGCCCTGCCGCCGGTCGAGATCGACCCCGAGGACGACGCCACCATCTTCTACACCTCCGGGACCACGGGCCGCCCGAAGGGCGCGCTCGCCACCCAGCGGGCGGTGAACTGCAACATCATCACCGCCGCCGCCGCCGGCGCGCGCAGCTTCCTGCGCCGCGGCGAGGCCCCGCCCGCGCCCGATCCCAACGCGCCGCAGCGCTCGTCCCTGATCTCGGTGCCGTTCTTCCACGTCACCGGCTGCATGGCGGTGCTCAATGCCTCGACCTTCGCCGGGGCCAAGCTGGTCATGATGTACAAGTGGGACGTGATCCGCGCCTTCGAGCTGATCGAGCGGGAGAAGATCCAGTCCGCCGGCGGCGTGCCGACCATCGCCTGGCAGCTCATCGAGCATCCGGCCCGCGCCAACTACGACCTCTCGTCGCTGGAGAGCGTGGCCTACGGCGGCGCGCCGTCGGCCCCGGAGCTGGTGCGGCGCCTGCGTGAGACCTTCCCGAACTCCCAGCCCGGCCAGGGCTGGGGCATGACCGAGACCTGCGCCACCGTCACCTCTAACGGGGCCGAGGACTACATCAACCGGCCGGATAGCTGCGGCCCGGCCGCCGCGGTCGCCAAGCTCGAGATCCGCGACCCGGTCGACGGCAAGACGGTCCTGCCGGCCGGCCAGGTGGGCGAGCTCTGGTCCTTCGGGCCGATGAACTGCAAGGGCTACTGGAATAAGCCGGAGGCCACGGCTCAGACCTTCGTCGACGGCTGGGTGCGCACCGGCGATCTCGCGCGCCTCGACGAGGAAGGCTTCTGCTTCATCATCGACCGGGCCAAGGACATGCTGATCCGCGGCGGCGAGAACATCTACTGCGTCGAGGTGGAGAACGTCCTCTACGACCACCCGGCCGTGATGGACGCCGCAATCGTCGGCGTGCCGCATCGCACGCTCGGCGAGGAGCCGGCCGCCGTCGTCACCCTGAAGCCCGGCGCGGAGGCCAGCGAGGACGAGCTGCGCGGCTTCGTCGCCGAGCGGCTGGCCGCCTTCAAGGTGCCGATCAAGGTGGTGTTCTGGCACGAGACCCTGCCGCGCAATCCCAACGGCAAGATCCTCAAGAACGAGCTCAAGAAGCTGTTCGTCGAGGAGCAGGCTTCGGCCTGA